In Oncorhynchus mykiss isolate Arlee chromosome 32, USDA_OmykA_1.1, whole genome shotgun sequence, the DNA window ACATTTTAGAGATTATGGTAGATATTTGGTTAGCTGTAACTCTAAGCAATTTGGCGTGAAGATTATCTGTACCAGGTGAATTGTCATCCGAAAGAGACAACATCATCCTTTCTACTTCTTCCCTTTCTACTTGGTGAAATTTGAACATGCATTGCCTGATACAATCTTTTATAAGGGTATATGACACGGAGCCATCAGTTGGAATCATAGCATTCCTCAACTTGTCCACTTTGCCTGGTAAATATTCATGAAAGTCATTTGCGATGCCGTGTGGTTTTGTAATAAACATACCCTCTGATTCAACAAAAGAGACAGACATGTTTCGAATTCCTACCCATAATAGCGTTCAACGTTTCCCCCGGTTTTTTCCCATCACCCTTTACTTCATAAATGTTGTGTTGATAGAATCCCTTCTTCTTTCCTTTGTTTAGCTTGGCCACCAGATTTCTTAATTTACAATCATTTTGCTTATCAAACAGAGTACCATATTTATCTGCTGCTTTTTAAAAATCATTCAATTTCTCAGCTCATCATCAATCCACGGGCACTGATTGACTTCACAGTGCATTTTCTtttaaaggggcatgcttatcagCTATACTCGTAAATCATTTAATAAACTAACCTAGTGACATTTCAGGATCATCCTTACTGCACACTTCTGTAGCACCTTCTGTAGATTATTTTAGGGCCAGCCTTCGGTATTTTAGTTTTCCTAGCGTGCAACCAATTTATGATCACTACAACCTAGTACCActgatacagctttagaacaataTTCAGCCATGTTGGTAAAAATGTGGTGGATGCAAGTTGATGATGTGATACCGGACCTATTAGTGACGTTCTGGTTGGTAATGTCATAACTTGCGCCAGGTTACATACAGTTGAACATGTACCGTTTTTCGGAACTCACTTCACTCATACATAGAGTGAGGTTTGCGCTGCTGGTGCTGGCACatgcgcagatcaaatacaccgctgCAGTCGACGTGGCCTCAAACCAATCTTAGATTGGCCAATATTAAACACAGTTTAGCGcagaaaacgtggtaattaactaccaTGATCATAATCCATTTTGCGCCTACTTGTCGGTTCTGTGTTTCTTTCAAgcctgctacattaggttagtgtaggaaagagaaggggagggtgAGCAGAGACAGAAGCATGCGTGATCGAGAGGGATAGACAGCAGTTGCTTTGCAAGGtatctacctgaaaatacatgatctataggccttatttactttgaagaactacgaAAATTGTGAtattgtcagacagcataggcagcagctctacagAGATGATGATTTGGTATTAAATaataaagtaataaaataaagcAAATGTAAcatacacaacaactgaaatattttataaaGTAATGTCatgtgaataaattatggttaataagtgataagcagtcaCTACCGTCATGGGACTTTTatgaattgttttattctgtgttattacggcattcaacccacataatgcatcgTGCATTTAATgtgtgccaattgtgcgctgccctatgggtctcccaatcacggccagatgtgatacatcctattgcactgagatgcagtgccatataTATAATTATCtattatgttaatttatttttgAGTACAGACTAGCTAAAAAGGTGAAAAGAATAAAGATAAttttctggtaaaaaaaaaaagtgaaggtCCAAAATAATAAGtttgtgtaacagtacaaatttagaccgtcccctcgcccatacccgggcgcgaactagggaccttctgcacacatcaacagtcaccctcgaagcatcgttacccatcgcgccacaaaagccgcagcccttgccgAGCAAGgtgaactactacttcaaggtctcagagcaagtgacgtcactgattgaaacgctatttagcgcccacgcaatcagtgacgtcactaagctagccgtttcacatccgttacactcaccccccttttgaccttcctccttttttttttcgcagcaaccagtaatccgggtcaacagcatcaatgtaacagtacaactttaaaccgtcccctcgcccatacccgggcgcgaaccagggaccttctgcacacatcaacaactgacgcctacgaagcgtcgttatttagcgcccacgctaactaagctagccgtttcacatccgttacacttgcaCACCCTATTTTAAATTGCTCCATGCAATAACTTTGCAGCTGTTTCTGATGAataaacaatgccatgctggtgggttgtaacattcaaataaaatccAGAATTTCTGCTGGTGTGGGCATTTAAGTACTACAGCACGCACAGACTAAAAAATGCAATTGCTGCCAGCTAGCAAATTTAGGCCCGCTTGCGCTGCGACTTgggctgtgtttagacaggcagcccaaatcaGATTTTCTTTTAATaaactaattggtcttttgaccaatctgATCAGCTCTgagaaagatctgatgtgaaaagatccaATGTGATTGGTCGAAAGGCCGACTAGTGGTGGGGAAAAAATCTAAATTGGGCTGCTTGTTGAAACACATCCTTACTGCCTTGTGTAGTTGGTATATCAGTTGGGTGTATGTTTGGCTGTGTTTAGACACCCAGtccaattctgattttttttttctcactaattggtcttttgaccatcagatcagctctgaaaaagagtTCTGAAAAAGACCAACTAGCGtgggaaaaaaatctgaattgtGTTGCCTGTATGAAAATGCAGTCGTCATCACTGTTTGCTTGATTGATCATGTTCAGCTGCATGTCATTGTGATGTCATAACGATAGCCCTCTTGTTTGGATGAATTTCTTAACTCTCTGATTGGGAAGATCTCAATTGCTTACTCTTCGagtcctctctccttgtctccttctcaaaacccattggatgagaaagccagaggtcccgccCCTCTGATCTGCTTcttcaatgggttttgagaaggaggtgaggagagaggacacgagGAGTAAGCAATTCTCCCCTTAACTTCTTCCTTCCTCCATCCTTGATTGATTTAAAATCTGTTCTCTCAACAAAGACATAAAGCTGAACGTGATCAATCAATGAGCCAGTGATTGAATGGCAATTGCAGGTTCAGGCAATAAATACACTCCCAGCTAGTATGGCAACTAAGCAAGGCAGTAAGTCACAGTGGGCTTAAGGTTTCAACTTGGCAACGATAGTGGTGGCTTGTCTGTTGGTACTTAGATATGGCTTTTGGAATTAATTTGTGGTAAGAGTCTTTGAACAATGTGTTGTTGATCTACTACATGGGTCCTGCTTGACCTTTTGATGTTAAATTTCACTTGTGTTGCACAGGCACTGAATTTATTTTCTTTACAGGATCGTGTTGCTTTGCTCCATATTCTCAGAACATTTAAGATCTGCTTGTGCTCCACATGGTGAGGCATGAACAATACATTGTCTTTTTTAGTTTTGTTGAAGACCAGCCTTAAAATTGTGGTGACTCATACTTCCCTTAATCTGTTTTAGATGCCCAGCGATTAAGAGGCTACATGTATTCTGGCTCTTCCCAAGTGGAAGATGAACAGAAACAACCAGGTGATGGCTATCCTCAGGATCCAATCAAACCAACTTTTAGTACTTCAGGATCTGTCCAGAGTGATGCTACTCCCAGAGAGACTGGCCCCAACACCCATAACCAGGAACTATCCCGCAGAGGCTCTGCTTCAAGCTCTATCCAGCCTGCCCCAAGAATGTTAGGCCTCTCTGGCTCTATAGCCAGTAGAACCTCTGTCAGCCACAACAAGCGTCACACCCGTGCCAGTATAACTTCAGGCCAAAGTGTCACCAACCCTAGTGCAGTGAAGATGGTTTCAAGTTGGGAAGCAAAGGGAATCCAGCCCAAAACCTTTCCATTACAGCCTCGTTCAAGCAACTCTGGATCTGTTCAGAATTTCCTGGGAAGCCATTTATTCAAAGCAACCTCCCAGAATTCTGTGGCACAAAGTGGAATCTACCAGTCCGTAAGGGAAGTGGCTTCCACCCCTTACCTTCAAGTTCCCTCACGTGGTTCTTCAGGAACTTCATTTAGACCAGGTCCTCTGCATTTTGGGTCTACTGAAGGTGGGAGTGCAACAAATGCGTACAAGCCCAGCTTCTCTCAATATGTCAAGCCATACCAGAGTAGATATGCCTCCGCCAGTAGTGGTTCAACTTCTAGTCAATATGCCCAGAGTATAGATGGTGCCTCCAAAAGCAGCAGTATCCCTATACTTAGCCTGGGGTCTAGCTCCAGTCTCTTTACCCCGAGTTCTACGCCTAGTAAAAACTCCTATGGAACCTACAAGCCTGGCTCTACCCTTGGTGCAACACCACGCCAGAGCATGTTTACCTCTAACCAGGGTGGCAGTGCTTCAGTCTACAGCCAGAATGTCCTTGCCGCCAACCAGAAGCCAAGTAGCACTACACCTGCCGACAGCAACCACAGGCAAGTCTCTGGTCAGGTGGGGGACTACCAGCCTAGCTATGTTGCCAGTAGTGGGCCAATCTCCATCCTCTACAGTTCTAACCAGGGTGGCAGTGCTTCAACCTACAGCCAGAATGTCCTTGCTGCCAACCAGAAGCCAAGTAGCACTACACCTGCCGACAGCAACCACAGGCAAGTCTCTGGTCAGGTGGGGGACTACCAGCCTAGCTATGTTGCCAGTAGTGGGCCAATCTCCATCCTCTACAGTTCTGCCCAGGCTGGCAGTTCTTCAACCTATGTCCAGAAACCAAGCACCTCTAAACCTGCCCCCAGTCAAAGCTATCAGCGCAGCTATACTCCCAATGCTGTGAAGTCAATCCCTAGCTATGCCAGAGGACCTACCCAGAGCAGTACCACCACACCTCAAAGTGTTGTTCTGGTCTACATCTACAACATCCCAGCACGCTATGGTGGCACTCATATCCGTCGGCTCAAAGACCTGAGTCATAGTGGGCATAGTGCCTACACTAGCCACTCCAAAACCAGCGCAAGTGTTAACAAGCCACAGCAAAACCACACTCCACCTGCCAAACAGGAGGGTCCCAGCACTCCCTACGTCCAAGTCTCACACTCTACTAGATGGGAGCCCAGAACATGACTAAGTGAGAGCTGTAACCACCAGTTGAGGTGATTGGTGTTTATTTTTATGCTCTTgaaaaattggggggggggggggggggggggtagtaatcAGAATTGGGCAGCCTGTCTTCATGTTTGCTTGTTAATAATCTACTGTTTGTTTTCTAGGTGCTGAGACCATGAAGTGATGCCAGGCGCTGTACTTCAATGGTTTTAATAAATAATGTTGAATCTTATCCAAGTTCAGTCTCACTGTATCCATTAAGTTTTTACTGACATGTCTGCTTTGACTTAGTTTGTGTACATCACAACCATCAGtggaatatttatttttttctccagaaattCAATCTCATATTTATTTGACCCCTGATACGTTGTCTTTTTGTTAGTGCCAATGACCATGACATTTCTGCTCAAGATGTCCCCTTATGAGCCCTACATTTTGCCTTAATACCTACCATAAGCATGACAAATGTATTATGACTAGGAGTCACACATGGTCAGATGGGGAACTCCTGGCCCTAATTATGAGACAGTAAAAGAATGGCAGTGaggtatttgcatgtgttttataACCCAGCGTCTTGGTTTGTCGCACCTGGAATTTCACTTTGCAAACCTACCCTGAATGTCACTAACTTTTTTGTTTTGTGCCTGCTTGACCAATTTGACTCAAGATAACTAGGTAGTATACATGTCATTACCCTTAACACCAGTTATGTAGGACGCTTCTCTAACATCTGTCTGACGTGTCAATCTGTTAATGATAGGCTCATTAATGTCCGGTCCTGATTGAGCAGGAGGAGCCTGTCTGTCCCACTTTCACCCTCTTCTAATCAGACACATGGCATTGCTAAACAACCTAGGTTCAGATAGTATTCAGTCACTCCAAGTCTTCCTCTGTGCTTGGTTGACTGTGCCTGGCTCAGTGGAATCAATAGAACAAACCCATATCTGGCAGTCCAGACAGGCTCAAGcgcaaagtatttgaaagatctCAAATAGTTTGATCACAGGTCTGACTAGTTAGCCGTGGAGTCAAGATTCAGAATGTTTGCTTACATTTGAGATGTTATTGTTGACCTGTTTGACGTTTACAGTGAGGTGTATGACGAGCCAGGAAGGGAACAGATTTACCTCCGTCTGTCACAGttaaatggagagagagcgacaccTCGTATGCATTGACCAGCCATGTGTGGTGGTTCAGATAAAAGCTATGCTATTTCCTGCCAGAGGAAGTAGCAGCGGCACAGAGGGAACTCTTTTAGGAGCTGTTTCGTTTCCTCTCTTTTTCCATCACGACTGGGAACATTCATAAAGAGAAAAAAACATgtggaagaaaaaaaagagaaatgtCTTCCTTCCACTGGCATCAGCAGAAACTATCTTTCTGACAGGACATTTAGATGGATTGTAGATTTGCATGAAGAGGAGAAAGGTTTCATAAATCATACTGAAAATGAGATCTATTAATCAACAGAGGACGTAGGTGACTGTTCTCTCTAATGGGACGATGACACACTGTCAGGCCATTGAACAATCTGCTTCACCCATGATGTTTCATCATAATAGGCATAATGTACAACGTACATCTTGCGCTCTCTTTCcatctatctctcgctctctggctcTATGCCAAGTAGTAGAAgtgatagtagcagtagtagtgatagcagtagtggtgataatagtagtagtagggattGTAATGATAGtagcagtggtgatagtagtagtgatagtgatATTTGCGATAGGTAGGCTTCATTGAGGTTGACAGATGTACAGTCTATGCCTACATCACTGACTGTCCCTGTCTGTTACGTGTTTTAATGTCAGTAGTAGAATTCAGAGAGAGAGGTGCGACCGTCAGCACAACACCAGGCAGGTTgtgtctcctctcatctcctctctggaAGAATTTACCCTTTGACCTTCAGAACGTACTTCTCCTCCCAGCCAATCAGGTGCTTCAGATCCCTGTCGGGCGCGCCAGGCCCCCTCTCGCTTCGGCATCTGGTCGTTGTGGTGAAGAAATGAAGGTAATAATAACCTGAGATATAACGAGCATAAGACTCCTCCCCCTACAGGCGAGAGGTCAAGCTACCTATAGAGAGCCATGCCTACCGCTGTGACCATGCAGATCACAGATTCATCATCAGAAATGACAAGTGAAGCAGAGCCCTGTCCAAGTCTGTCCCAGAGTTCTAGCATTACACAAGCATTTATTTTAGCCACTATAATATTAACTACAATAATAGCTGGCAACTCTACATCTAGATTTTGTTTTGGCCACAATAACaattttacatatacatttgtGTCATTTTATTTGTGCATTTAAAAGGTCCCAATTGACTCAGTAAACTAGGCATACTGGTAAATTGATACTTATAATCACTTCACAAGACAGATATGTGCTGTGTGAGGAAACGAGATGCCATCTCAAATCGAGAAAAGGAGATTAATAGATCTGAGGGCTTGTTTCTGGGACATTAAACCTTGTcctggagaatctccattgaccATGATTTTTAGTCTAGGGCTAGGCTTCATCTGTGTTTGGGAAAACCATCCCTAAAATTCTTCTTCTTGTTCACAGAGATATCCCCGAGTGGGCCTTTAACGAGAGAAATCACAGTGGGCCTTTAACGAGAGAAATCACAGTGGGCCTTTAACGAGAGAGATCACAGTGGGCCTTCAATGAGAGAGATCACAGCGGGCCTTTAATGAGAGAGATCACAGTGGGCCTTCAATGAGAGGGATCACAAAGGCCTTTAACGAGAGAAATCACAGTGGGCCTTTAATGAGAGAAATCACAGAGGGCCTTTAATGAGAGAGATCACAGTGGGCCTTTAATGAGAGAGATCACAGTGGGCCTTTAATGAGAGAGATCACAGAGGGCCTTTAATGAGAGAGATCACAGTGGGCCTTTAATGAGAGAAATCACAGTGGGCCTTTAATGAGAGGGATCACAGTGGGCCTTTAATGAGAGGGATCACAAAGGCCTTTAACGAGAGAAATCACAGTGGGCCTTTAATGAGAGAAATCACAGAGGGCCTTTAATGAGAGAGATCACAGTGGGCCTTTAA includes these proteins:
- the LOC110488189 gene encoding uncharacterized serine-rich protein C215.13, which translates into the protein MAFGINLWIVLLCSIFSEHLRSACAPHDAQRLRGYMYSGSSQVEDEQKQPGDGYPQDPIKPTFSTSGSVQSDATPRETGPNTHNQELSRRGSASSSIQPAPRMLGLSGSIASRTSVSHNKRHTRASITSGQSVTNPSAVKMVSSWEAKGIQPKTFPLQPRSSNSGSVQNFLGSHLFKATSQNSVAQSGIYQSVREVASTPYLQVPSRGSSGTSFRPGPLHFGSTEGGSATNAYKPSFSQYVKPYQSRYASASSGSTSSQYAQSIDGASKSSSIPILSLGSSSSLFTPSSTPSKNSYGTYKPGSTLGATPRQSMFTSNQGGSASVYSQNVLAANQKPSSTTPADSNHRQVSGQVGDYQPSYVASSGPISILYSSNQGGSASTYSQNVLAANQKPSSTTPADSNHRQVSGQVGDYQPSYVASSGPISILYSSAQAGSSSTYVQKPSTSKPAPSQSYQRSYTPNAVKSIPSYARGPTQSSTTTPQSVVLVYIYNIPARYGGTHIRRLKDLSHSGHSAYTSHSKTSASVNKPQQNHTPPAKQEGPSTPYVQVSHSTRWEPRT